The Acidobacteriota bacterium genome contains a region encoding:
- a CDS encoding multicopper oxidase domain-containing protein: MRLRSLSLVFFLSLILVGGVTWADSVQIAPTRDNTLYEPVSQVGFQDTSNALGPNLFSGKVKDALNNSGQVAVRRAVLYFDVAGAVPPGATINAVQLTLVANRVKQNTGFNAPLHRLQSDWGQGTSNTGNSQQGRGDTPTTNDPTWQHTFYSSQIWGTPGGDFSATISGTTTVGGNGSYSWGSTSTMVSDVQGWLDVPTQNFGWILIVDESQIETAKRFASVNNTDNGGADRPSLFIDYTPSGGPTGACCDGDSCSIVAGIGACTGTYQGDGTTCTPNPCTGPALGACCATDGTCTEGTQADCEMTVGSVYQGDGSTCLLAQCPIALTPFVDPLPLPPIAVPDSGSIGGIAEYSISMVEFEQQAHSELPGPARVWGYTDGTSPPQTPGPIIIARENMPVTVNWINDIRDFDTNILRTDNHYLDVDIQDDGFGNVCIHGAEDVAKTVVHLHGGHVPAAVDGYPEDTFLPGAPPVTYVYPNGQQAAPLWFHDHALGITRLNVYMGLAGAYLMRDAVEDAINIPTGPYEVPVVIQDRMFNPDGTYYYPSEWQDMFFGDKVMVNGKVWPYLDVDQGKYRLRLLGGSGSRVYTLSLNPPSGLLTFTVIGNEGGLLETPVPGVGQLTIGPGERYDVIVDFAGYNAGDEILLENSAAAPFPNGANDISDVMKFVVGSSIGDTDPVPPTLRPIDRIPEGEAILSRDFNLKRSGVDDCGRSIWEINDLHWDDITEYPELDTTEIWRFINDSGVSHPMHMHLVFFQILDRDGFTTGAGGEIIPDGNPQPPLPEESGWKDTAMVGPNEILRVIARFEDYKGKYAYHCHILEHEDHEMMRQFQTVRCGDGELDAPAESCDDGLGQDLDGCAADCDSIEEYFELSGVGTGQGGGRVDLIVNGQLIRASNTTGMTAAQIVQALAAAINADSTLQSLGISATVVGDRLVTTGDIESVDIRDGGLSDVLQLAVNRTQLWWGNVEAAGGGYDVARGTLSNLQAMGGFVGGTQICVANNETETYLDIRVVTPTPGEGHWYLLRTDGGSYGSANRDGGISACP, from the coding sequence ATGAGACTTCGATCGCTCTCTCTCGTCTTCTTCCTCTCCTTGATTCTGGTCGGAGGGGTCACCTGGGCCGACAGCGTCCAGATCGCCCCGACCCGGGACAACACGCTCTACGAACCGGTCAGTCAGGTTGGTTTTCAGGACACGAGCAATGCGCTCGGACCCAACCTGTTCAGTGGCAAGGTCAAGGACGCGCTGAACAACAGCGGTCAGGTCGCCGTGCGGCGTGCCGTGCTCTACTTCGACGTTGCCGGTGCCGTGCCCCCCGGGGCGACGATCAACGCGGTCCAGCTGACCCTCGTCGCCAACCGCGTCAAGCAGAACACCGGGTTCAACGCGCCGCTGCACCGGCTGCAGTCCGACTGGGGGCAGGGAACCTCCAACACCGGCAACTCCCAGCAGGGGCGCGGCGACACGCCGACGACCAACGACCCGACATGGCAGCACACGTTCTATTCGTCCCAGATCTGGGGCACCCCTGGAGGCGACTTCTCGGCGACGATCAGCGGCACCACGACGGTCGGTGGCAACGGAAGTTACAGCTGGGGTTCGACCTCCACGATGGTCAGCGATGTCCAGGGTTGGCTCGACGTCCCGACGCAGAACTTCGGCTGGATCCTGATCGTCGACGAGAGCCAGATCGAAACGGCGAAGCGCTTCGCCAGCGTCAACAACACCGACAACGGCGGCGCGGATCGCCCCTCGCTGTTTATCGACTACACGCCGTCAGGGGGGCCGACCGGTGCCTGTTGCGATGGCGACAGCTGTTCGATCGTTGCCGGGATCGGTGCCTGCACCGGGACCTATCAGGGCGATGGGACGACCTGCACCCCCAACCCCTGCACCGGCCCAGCGCTGGGTGCCTGTTGCGCGACCGACGGCACCTGCACCGAGGGGACCCAGGCCGACTGCGAAATGACCGTAGGCAGCGTCTACCAGGGCGATGGTTCGACCTGCCTACTGGCCCAGTGCCCCATCGCGCTGACCCCGTTCGTCGATCCGTTGCCGTTGCCGCCGATCGCGGTGCCGGACAGCGGCTCGATCGGCGGGATCGCCGAGTACTCGATTTCCATGGTCGAGTTCGAGCAGCAGGCCCACAGCGAGCTGCCTGGACCGGCGCGGGTCTGGGGCTACACCGACGGCACCTCGCCGCCGCAGACCCCCGGACCGATCATCATCGCGCGGGAGAATATGCCGGTCACCGTCAACTGGATTAACGACATCCGTGACTTCGACACGAACATCCTGCGGACCGACAACCATTATCTCGACGTCGACATCCAGGATGACGGATTCGGCAACGTCTGTATCCATGGCGCGGAGGACGTCGCCAAGACGGTCGTCCATCTGCACGGTGGACACGTTCCGGCTGCGGTCGACGGCTACCCCGAGGATACGTTCCTACCCGGGGCCCCTCCGGTCACCTACGTCTACCCGAACGGTCAGCAGGCGGCCCCCCTCTGGTTCCACGACCACGCCCTCGGCATCACCCGGCTCAACGTCTACATGGGTCTGGCCGGCGCCTACCTGATGCGCGACGCGGTCGAGGACGCGATCAACATCCCCACCGGGCCCTATGAAGTGCCCGTGGTGATCCAGGACCGGATGTTCAATCCCGACGGAACCTACTACTACCCATCCGAATGGCAGGACATGTTCTTCGGCGACAAGGTGATGGTCAACGGCAAGGTCTGGCCGTACCTCGACGTCGATCAGGGCAAGTACCGACTGCGCCTGCTTGGCGGCTCCGGATCGCGGGTCTATACGCTTTCGCTGAATCCGCCCAGCGGGCTGCTGACGTTCACCGTGATCGGCAACGAGGGCGGGTTGCTTGAGACTCCGGTGCCCGGGGTCGGTCAACTGACGATCGGTCCCGGCGAACGCTATGACGTGATCGTCGATTTCGCCGGCTACAACGCCGGCGACGAGATCCTGCTGGAGAACAGCGCCGCTGCCCCCTTCCCGAACGGGGCGAACGACATCAGCGACGTAATGAAGTTCGTGGTCGGCAGTTCGATTGGCGACACCGACCCGGTTCCTCCCACGCTACGACCGATCGATCGCATCCCGGAGGGGGAAGCGATCCTGAGCCGCGACTTCAACCTCAAGCGTTCGGGTGTGGACGATTGCGGCCGTTCGATCTGGGAGATCAACGACCTGCATTGGGACGACATCACGGAGTACCCGGAACTCGATACCACCGAGATCTGGCGCTTCATCAACGATTCCGGCGTCTCCCATCCGATGCACATGCATCTGGTGTTCTTTCAGATCCTCGACCGGGACGGCTTCACGACCGGGGCGGGCGGAGAGATCATCCCCGACGGCAACCCACAGCCGCCGCTACCCGAGGAGAGCGGTTGGAAGGACACGGCGATGGTCGGTCCAAACGAGATCCTGCGGGTGATCGCGCGTTTCGAGGACTACAAAGGCAAGTACGCCTATCACTGCCATATCCTCGAGCACGAGGATCACGAGATGATGCGCCAGTTCCAGACGGTGCGTTGCGGCGACGGCGAACTCGACGCGCCCGCCGAGTCGTGCGACGACGGACTGGGGCAGGATCTGGACGGCTGCGCCGCGGACTGCGATTCGATCGAGGAGTACTTCGAGTTGAGCGGGGTCGGTACCGGTCAGGGCGGCGGCCGCGTCGACCTGATCGTCAACGGGCAGTTGATCCGGGCCAGCAATACCACCGGCATGACGGCAGCCCAGATCGTGCAGGCGCTGGCGGCGGCGATTAATGCGGACTCGACTCTGCAGTCGCTCGGGATTAGCGCCACGGTGGTCGGTGACCGACTGGTGACGACCGGCGACATCGAGAGTGTCGACATCCGCGACGGGGGCCTGAGCGACGTCTTGCAACTGGCCGTCAATCGCACCCAGTTATGGTGGGGCAACGTCGAGGCGGCCGGCGGTGGTTACGACGTCGCCCGTGGCACGCTCTCCAATCTGCAGGCCATGGGAGGGTTCGTCGGGGGAACCCAGATCTGCGTGGCGAACAACGAGACCGAGACTTACCTCGACATCCGCGTCGTCACTCCGACGCCGGGCGAGGGACACTGGTACCTCCTTCGGACCGACGGCGGCAGTTACGGTAGCGCGAACCGGGATGGAGGGATCAGCGCCTGTCCGTAG
- a CDS encoding DNRLRE domain-containing protein: MWRLILIGLLLLPWPASAGEVVRIEADRDATLIESADGSLANGSGPSVFIGRTSQSVDSRRRALLRFDVAGTLPRDAVIDSVTLTVFVNPSNSQPSTVTVHRLLSDWSEGPSSASGGGGRPAEPGDVTWIHTDYDDARWPRPGGHFVPHASASATLSIAALYSFQTHELARDVRRWLVAPHRNFGWLLIGDESQPQTAKNLASRESADPSRRPVLEIRYRVAAATDRR; encoded by the coding sequence ATGTGGCGCCTAATATTGATCGGATTGTTACTCCTGCCCTGGCCGGCGAGCGCCGGCGAGGTCGTGCGCATCGAGGCCGACCGCGACGCGACGCTGATCGAGTCGGCGGACGGGTCGCTGGCAAACGGGTCCGGCCCGTCCGTGTTCATCGGCCGCACGTCCCAGAGTGTCGATTCTCGCCGACGTGCGCTCCTGCGTTTCGACGTCGCCGGCACGCTACCGCGGGATGCGGTGATCGACTCGGTGACGCTAACCGTGTTCGTCAACCCCAGCAATTCGCAGCCGTCCACGGTGACCGTGCATCGTCTGCTGTCGGACTGGAGCGAGGGCCCGAGTAGCGCCAGCGGCGGCGGCGGTCGCCCGGCCGAGCCGGGTGACGTGACCTGGATCCATACGGACTACGATGACGCGCGCTGGCCGCGGCCGGGTGGCCACTTCGTCCCGCACGCGAGCGCGAGCGCGACGCTGAGCATCGCCGCACTCTATTCGTTTCAGACTCACGAACTGGCCCGGGACGTTCGTCGCTGGCTGGTGGCACCGCACCGCAACTTCGGCTGGTTGCTGATCGGCGACGAATCCCAACCGCAGACCGCGAAGAACCTGGCCAGCCGCGAGTCCGCCGATCCATCGCGGCGGCCGGTTCTCGAGATCCGTTACAGAGTGGCTGCCGCTACGGACAGGCGCTGA
- a CDS encoding CRTAC1 family protein, with amino-acid sequence MEDRSVRVRFAPRRRAALTRIVEWIGVVVLSWAAVGCGGGEADRAASKLRAGFQFVDVAADAGLDRVIHAGRPGKDHLLDSAGSGAAWLDFDGDGRLDLYLVNAHRIEDGRIAEHGRNALYRGLGDGRFEDVTDRAGVADAEHWGCGVAVADYDDDGRPDLLVTNFGANVLYHNRGDGGFKDVSKEAGVEIPGWNSGASFFDADGDGDLDLYIAAYIEQSLDEVLVARRTLDWKGVDTVAAGPFGMPGAPDHFLLNRGEGRFDVATGSAGLTDHALGYGLGTRAIDVDDDGDIDMYVANDSDANFLYRNEGEGVFRETGLWSGAAFDVGGAAQAGMGVAAGDVDGNGTIDLVVTNFSEDFSTLYLGDGTGLFSDASDASGVGAATRLPLSWGTALADLDSDGDLDLVIANGHIYPQVDEHPEFGMRYEQRNQLLENLGDGTFREVTESAGPGFALQRSSRGLAVGDYDDDGDLDLLFTHLDRPPSLLRNESAQGHWLTVILPSSPGDGPEIGARLSVQASGRTFIRDLASGDSYLSSHDPRLHVGLGDATRVERLVVDWPDGQQTTLADVDVDQFIEVRRPDGG; translated from the coding sequence GTGGAAGACCGTTCAGTCCGCGTTCGGTTCGCTCCACGACGGCGTGCAGCACTGACCCGCATCGTCGAGTGGATCGGCGTTGTTGTTCTGTCCTGGGCGGCGGTCGGCTGCGGGGGCGGTGAGGCGGATCGCGCGGCGTCGAAGCTACGCGCTGGCTTTCAGTTCGTCGACGTCGCAGCCGATGCGGGCCTGGACCGCGTGATCCACGCCGGGCGACCGGGGAAAGATCACCTGCTGGACAGTGCGGGCAGCGGAGCCGCCTGGCTGGACTTCGACGGGGACGGTCGGCTTGACCTGTATCTGGTCAACGCGCATCGCATCGAAGACGGCCGTATCGCCGAACATGGGCGCAACGCGCTGTACCGTGGACTCGGCGACGGCCGATTCGAGGACGTGACCGACCGGGCGGGTGTCGCGGACGCCGAGCACTGGGGTTGTGGCGTGGCCGTCGCGGACTACGACGACGACGGCAGGCCAGACCTGCTCGTCACCAACTTCGGCGCCAACGTCCTCTACCACAACCGCGGAGACGGGGGCTTCAAGGATGTGAGCAAGGAGGCCGGCGTCGAGATCCCCGGTTGGAACAGCGGCGCCAGCTTCTTTGACGCCGACGGCGACGGCGATCTCGACCTGTACATCGCGGCCTACATTGAGCAGTCATTGGACGAAGTGCTGGTGGCGCGTCGCACGCTGGACTGGAAGGGTGTCGACACCGTCGCGGCAGGTCCGTTCGGCATGCCCGGCGCTCCGGATCACTTCCTGCTGAACCGCGGCGAGGGCCGATTCGATGTTGCCACCGGCAGCGCCGGTCTGACCGACCACGCCCTAGGCTATGGTCTGGGAACCCGCGCCATTGACGTGGATGACGACGGCGACATCGATATGTATGTGGCCAACGATTCCGATGCCAACTTCCTGTACCGCAATGAAGGCGAGGGAGTGTTCCGCGAGACCGGGCTGTGGTCCGGAGCCGCGTTCGACGTCGGTGGTGCGGCCCAGGCAGGCATGGGCGTTGCGGCCGGGGATGTCGACGGGAACGGTACGATCGACCTCGTGGTGACGAACTTCTCCGAGGACTTCAGCACGCTGTACCTCGGGGATGGAACCGGCCTGTTCAGCGACGCCAGCGATGCTTCCGGGGTCGGCGCCGCGACCCGTTTGCCGCTTTCGTGGGGCACCGCGCTGGCGGATCTGGATAGTGACGGAGACCTGGATCTTGTGATCGCCAACGGTCACATCTACCCGCAGGTCGACGAGCATCCGGAGTTCGGTATGCGCTACGAGCAGCGGAACCAGCTGCTCGAGAATCTCGGTGACGGTACCTTTCGCGAGGTGACCGAATCAGCGGGGCCCGGTTTCGCGCTGCAACGCTCCAGCCGCGGGCTGGCTGTCGGCGACTACGATGACGATGGTGACCTGGACCTGCTGTTCACCCACCTCGATCGTCCTCCGTCGTTATTGCGCAACGAGTCGGCCCAGGGGCACTGGCTCACCGTCATCCTGCCTTCCAGTCCCGGTGACGGGCCGGAGATCGGCGCCCGACTGAGCGTGCAGGCGTCGGGGCGCACGTTCATCCGCGATCTCGCCAGCGGCGATTCCTATCTCTCGTCCCACGACCCGCGCTTGCATGTCGGGCTCGGAGACGCGACCAGGGTCGAGCGACTGGTGGTCGACTGGCCCGACGGACAACAGACGACGCTGGCGGACGTCGACGTCGATCAATTCATCGAGGTCCGGCGGCCGGACGGTGGATGA
- a CDS encoding S8 family peptidase, giving the protein MNVKRMRWLVWLFAVALITGGALAAPGPNTGTEKNKEKVDVILTFDRAVGPDDLDKSLEAKVNRRFDNLPMIAINIPAHRLEQAARGNGVRFMALDAPIEAASSAGRSTANTPALGSYYDNVYNGAGLSVAVIDSGVAPHPDLWIRTQRDFVDNVSHFPNDPYGHGTHVAGIIAGVGSASGFVHWGQAWNAGIVSLRVLDEGGAGQVSGLLAAIDWLLTHGDTYSVKVVNLSVGKSIQEKAANDPLVLAVELLWDAGYTVVCSSGNFGTSGYGTITSPGNSPKVITVGSWTDKGTAGMRDDFLSTFSSKGPTLFDYFVKPDLVAPGNRVVSTMGASSAMKTQMSDRVADCGLAACNADYLELSGTSMAAPMVAGAAIRMIGREPTLNPASVKARLMSSARSLPGEALAVGAGLLDVRAALDATGIATVAPSPRIGMIESNSKVVIENVASTWGSPWTSAVLWDDAVMWSDAVLWDDAVMWSDAVMWSDAVMWSDAVMWSDAVLWSDAVMWSDAVLWSDAVLWSDVVPSSNKGVLSDSADAMSCSDDAGSSAPAAPSADR; this is encoded by the coding sequence ATGAATGTGAAAAGAATGAGATGGCTCGTCTGGCTGTTTGCCGTCGCGCTCATCACCGGCGGCGCGCTCGCCGCACCCGGTCCCAATACGGGAACGGAGAAGAACAAGGAAAAGGTCGATGTGATCTTGACCTTCGACCGAGCGGTCGGTCCCGACGATCTGGACAAGAGTCTCGAGGCGAAGGTCAATCGTCGCTTCGATAACTTGCCGATGATCGCCATCAACATCCCGGCCCATCGACTCGAGCAAGCCGCTCGTGGCAACGGAGTTCGGTTCATGGCTCTCGACGCGCCGATCGAGGCCGCGTCCAGCGCCGGTCGCTCCACCGCCAACACGCCGGCCCTCGGGTCGTACTACGACAACGTCTACAACGGCGCCGGTCTCAGCGTGGCGGTGATCGACTCGGGTGTCGCACCCCATCCGGACCTGTGGATCCGAACCCAGCGGGACTTCGTCGACAACGTTTCGCACTTTCCCAACGACCCCTACGGTCATGGCACCCATGTCGCCGGCATCATCGCCGGTGTAGGCTCGGCTTCCGGCTTCGTGCACTGGGGACAGGCATGGAACGCGGGAATCGTCTCGCTGCGGGTCCTGGACGAGGGTGGCGCAGGCCAGGTCTCGGGCCTGCTGGCCGCCATCGACTGGCTGTTGACCCACGGGGACACTTACTCCGTCAAGGTTGTCAACCTGTCCGTCGGAAAATCGATCCAGGAGAAAGCCGCCAACGACCCGCTGGTCCTGGCGGTTGAGTTGTTGTGGGATGCCGGCTACACCGTCGTCTGTTCTTCGGGCAACTTCGGCACCTCCGGCTACGGAACGATCACCAGCCCCGGTAACTCGCCCAAGGTGATCACCGTCGGTTCGTGGACCGACAAGGGCACCGCGGGGATGCGCGACGACTTCCTGTCGACGTTTTCCTCCAAGGGCCCCACGCTGTTCGACTACTTCGTCAAACCGGATCTCGTGGCCCCGGGCAACCGGGTGGTCTCGACGATGGGCGCCTCTTCGGCGATGAAAACCCAAATGTCCGACAGGGTCGCCGACTGTGGTCTGGCGGCCTGCAACGCCGACTATCTCGAGCTCTCCGGTACCAGCATGGCGGCCCCGATGGTCGCCGGTGCTGCGATCCGCATGATCGGCCGGGAGCCGACCCTCAACCCGGCTTCCGTGAAGGCGCGATTGATGTCGTCTGCACGCTCGCTCCCCGGCGAGGCCCTCGCCGTCGGCGCCGGTCTCCTCGATGTCAGAGCGGCGCTGGATGCCACCGGCATCGCCACCGTGGCTCCCTCGCCTCGTATTGGCATGATCGAGAGCAACAGCAAGGTCGTCATCGAGAACGTCGCGTCCACGTGGGGCAGCCCCTGGACGTCCGCCGTCCTGTGGGACGACGCGGTCATGTGGTCCGATGCGGTCCTGTGGGACGACGCCGTGATGTGGTCCGACGCCGTGATGTGGTCCGACGCCGTGATGTGGTCCGACGCCGTGATGTGGTCCGACGCGGTCTTATGGTCCGACGCCGTGATGTGGTCCGACGCGGTCTTATGGTCCGACGCCGTTCTCTGGAGCGATGTCGTACCCAGTTCCAATAAAGGTGTGCTGAGCGATTCCGCCGATGCCATGTCTTGTTCCGACGACGCCGGAAGTAGCGCCCCTGCTGCTCCATCTGCCGATCGCTGA
- a CDS encoding glycosyl hydrolase has protein sequence MKIRISHHRLLVAWIALATVACTGTNESGTSAIRMVEILLTSESGHKLASMDGVPFRPGRADGTVISVYPDETKQTIDGIGSSFTESSAFVLAHLEPERRREVMRRIYGESGADFTLTRTHIGSCDFSVEGKYSYAEKADDTELTAFSIAPDLEGFDPANYPGIRDPDYDLLPMIQEALEIKRGQQDQDLRIIASAWTAPPWMKTIDTWYIPLSAENDWQGDGGWLEPKYLSTYADYLVKYLDAYKSAGVEMWGLTPVNEPHGNGGQWESMHFSPESQNDFIKQHLGPRLQASSHAATRLLIYDQNRDGLEEWTDVIFGDPESAKHVYGAAVHWYSSTFKVYEDTFDRVHAKFPDCSIVHTEGCIDNLGIDAPGGIEDPEGFKESGWFDNDSFWWNANATDWAYSATWAGKASADHPVYTPVHRYARNIIVSLDHWVSGWVDWNVVLDQEGGPNHVGNYCGAPIMIDTTTRQVYYTPIYYVLAQFSRTIRPGDKAVRTQRSLDGLDSDALHASATINEDKLLSVQLLNTTKEPIPFKLQISGRYAEVMLPANSLQTVRVQL, from the coding sequence ATGAAGATCCGGATATCGCATCACCGACTGCTCGTGGCCTGGATCGCCCTTGCGACCGTGGCCTGCACGGGTACGAATGAATCGGGCACATCAGCGATCCGCATGGTCGAGATCCTGCTCACCTCGGAGTCGGGACACAAACTGGCCTCAATGGACGGGGTCCCCTTCCGACCGGGCCGGGCAGACGGCACGGTCATCTCCGTGTATCCGGACGAGACCAAACAGACCATCGACGGAATCGGCTCTTCGTTTACGGAATCCTCCGCTTTTGTGCTGGCGCACCTGGAACCGGAGCGGCGCCGGGAGGTCATGCGGCGCATCTACGGCGAGTCCGGTGCCGACTTCACGCTGACCCGCACGCATATCGGATCCTGCGATTTCAGCGTGGAGGGCAAGTACTCCTACGCGGAGAAAGCCGATGACACGGAATTGACGGCGTTCAGCATCGCACCGGACTTAGAGGGATTCGACCCCGCGAACTATCCGGGCATCCGGGATCCCGATTACGACCTACTGCCCATGATCCAGGAGGCGCTCGAGATCAAACGCGGACAACAGGACCAAGACCTGCGCATTATCGCCTCCGCCTGGACTGCACCGCCGTGGATGAAGACGATCGATACCTGGTACATCCCACTTTCCGCGGAGAACGACTGGCAGGGCGACGGCGGTTGGCTTGAGCCGAAGTACCTTTCGACTTACGCCGACTACCTCGTCAAATACCTCGACGCCTACAAGAGCGCAGGCGTAGAAATGTGGGGTCTGACGCCGGTCAACGAACCGCACGGCAACGGCGGGCAGTGGGAGAGCATGCACTTCTCTCCGGAGTCGCAGAACGATTTCATCAAGCAGCACCTGGGGCCTCGTCTACAAGCGAGTTCGCATGCGGCGACCCGACTGCTCATCTACGATCAGAATCGGGATGGCCTCGAAGAGTGGACCGACGTGATCTTCGGGGATCCGGAATCTGCGAAACATGTTTACGGCGCAGCCGTTCATTGGTACTCGAGTACTTTCAAGGTCTACGAAGACACGTTCGATCGAGTGCACGCCAAGTTCCCGGATTGCAGCATCGTGCATACAGAGGGGTGCATCGATAATCTGGGAATCGACGCGCCCGGCGGGATCGAGGATCCCGAGGGCTTCAAGGAATCGGGCTGGTTCGACAACGATTCGTTCTGGTGGAACGCCAACGCGACGGACTGGGCCTACAGTGCTACCTGGGCGGGGAAGGCGTCTGCAGATCATCCCGTCTACACCCCCGTGCATCGCTATGCACGCAACATCATCGTCAGCCTGGATCATTGGGTCAGCGGCTGGGTGGACTGGAACGTCGTCCTGGACCAGGAAGGCGGACCCAACCACGTGGGGAATTATTGCGGCGCACCGATCATGATCGACACGACGACGCGGCAGGTCTATTACACGCCGATCTACTACGTCCTCGCGCAGTTCAGTCGGACCATCCGTCCCGGCGACAAGGCCGTACGAACCCAGCGTTCACTCGACGGGCTGGACTCCGACGCCCTGCATGCCTCTGCGACGATCAACGAAGACAAGCTCTTGAGCGTCCAACTGCTGAATACGACGAAGGAGCCGATCCCCTTCAAGCT